One window of the Bacteroidota bacterium genome contains the following:
- the dnaK gene encoding molecular chaperone DnaK: MSKIIGIDLGTTNSCVSVMEGNDPVVIANAEGKRTTPSIVAFVEGGERKVGDPAKRQAVTNPHKTIYSIKRFMGDKFSEVPNEVSRVPYKVVKGDNDTPRVDIDGRMYTPQEISAMILQKMKKTAEDYLGQEVTEAVVTVPAYFNDSQRQATKEAGEIAGLKVRRIINEPTAAALAYGLDKAHEDKKIAVYDLGGGTFDISILELGDGVFEVLSTNGDTHLGGDDFDDHIIDWLADEFNSAEGIDLRQDPMAHQRLKEAAEKAKIELSSSTQTEINLPYITATASGPKHLVKTLTRAQFEQLTHDLVKRSMDPCKAALKDAGLSASDVDEVILVGGSTRMPKIQEEVEKFFGKAPSKGVNPDEVVAIGAAIQGGVLTGDVKDVLLLDVTPLSLGIETMGGVFTKLIDANTTIPTKKSETFSTAADNQPSVEIHVLQGERQMASGNKTIGRFHLDGIPPSPRGVPQIEVTFDIDANGIIHVVATDKATGKKQDIRIEASSGLSDEDIQKMKADAEAHADEDAKAKEKADKLNQADSTVFQTEKMLKESGDKLSDDQKKPIEDALAELKAAHSAQDLDAIDASLEKLQKASEALYQAAAQAQQEGGAQQPGPDAGAGAGAGAQQEGGADDVQDVDFEEVK, translated from the coding sequence ATGAGTAAAATAATTGGAATTGACTTAGGTACTACCAACTCTTGTGTTTCTGTGATGGAAGGAAACGATCCGGTAGTAATCGCAAATGCTGAAGGAAAGAGAACTACGCCATCTATCGTAGCTTTTGTTGAAGGTGGGGAGAGAAAAGTTGGTGATCCTGCAAAACGTCAGGCTGTTACAAACCCACATAAAACTATTTATTCTATTAAACGTTTTATGGGTGACAAGTTCTCGGAAGTTCCAAACGAAGTTTCAAGAGTTCCTTATAAAGTAGTTAAAGGAGATAACGACACACCACGTGTTGATATTGATGGTCGTATGTATACTCCACAGGAGATTTCGGCAATGATTCTTCAGAAAATGAAGAAAACTGCTGAGGATTATTTAGGTCAGGAAGTTACAGAAGCTGTAGTTACGGTTCCTGCTTATTTCAATGACTCTCAGCGTCAGGCTACAAAAGAGGCCGGAGAGATTGCAGGGCTTAAAGTTCGTCGTATTATAAACGAACCAACTGCTGCTGCATTGGCTTACGGATTAGATAAAGCACACGAAGATAAAAAGATCGCTGTTTATGATTTAGGTGGTGGTACATTTGATATTTCTATTCTTGAATTAGGAGATGGTGTATTTGAAGTGCTTTCTACAAACGGAGATACTCACTTAGGAGGAGATGATTTTGATGATCATATTATTGATTGGTTAGCTGATGAGTTTAACAGTGCTGAAGGTATTGATTTAAGACAAGATCCAATGGCTCACCAGCGTTTGAAAGAGGCTGCTGAAAAAGCTAAAATTGAGCTTTCTTCATCTACTCAGACTGAGATTAACCTGCCATACATTACGGCAACAGCATCAGGTCCAAAGCACCTTGTTAAAACTTTAACACGTGCTCAGTTCGAACAACTTACTCACGATTTGGTTAAGCGTTCAATGGATCCATGTAAAGCAGCACTTAAGGATGCAGGTCTTTCTGCTTCTGATGTTGATGAGGTAATTTTAGTTGGTGGTTCTACACGTATGCCAAAAATTCAGGAAGAAGTTGAGAAGTTCTTCGGAAAAGCTCCATCGAAAGGAGTAAACCCTGATGAGGTTGTAGCAATTGGTGCTGCAATTCAGGGAGGTGTACTTACTGGAGATGTTAAAGATGTATTGCTTCTTGATGTAACTCCACTTTCTTTAGGTATTGAAACAATGGGAGGTGTATTTACTAAATTGATCGATGCCAATACAACTATTCCAACTAAAAAGTCAGAGACATTCTCTACTGCAGCTGATAATCAACCATCTGTTGAGATTCACGTATTGCAGGGAGAGCGCCAGATGGCTTCAGGAAACAAGACTATTGGTCGTTTCCACTTAGATGGAATTCCACCATCGCCAAGAGGAGTACCTCAGATTGAAGTTACTTTCGATATTGACGCAAATGGTATTATCCACGTTGTGGCAACAGATAAGGCAACAGGTAAGAAACAAGATATTCGTATAGAGGCTTCATCAGGGTTATCTGACGAAGATATCCAAAAAATGAAAGCTGATGCTGAAGCTCACGCTGATGAAGATGCAAAAGCTAAGGAAAAAGCTGATAAACTGAATCAGGCTGATTCTACAGTTTTCCAAACTGAGAAAATGCTTAAAGAGAGTGGAGATAAACTTTCTGATGATCAGAAAAAGCCAATCGAAGATGCTTTGGCTGAGTTGAAAGCTGCTCACTCTGCACAGGATTTAGATGCTATTGATGCTTCTTTGGAAAAACTTCAAAAAGCTTCTGAAGCTCTTTATCAGGCTGCTGCACAGGCTCAACAGGAAGGTGGTGCTCAGCAACCGGGACCTGATGCAGGTGCAGGTGCAGGTGCAGGTGCTCAACAAGAAGGAGGAGCTGACGATGTTCAGGATGTAGACTTCGAAGAAGTTAAGTAA
- the radC gene encoding DNA repair protein RadC, producing the protein MSNYRNNSSIKNWAEDDRPREKFILKGRSVLSDAELLAIQLGSGSRYESALDLAKRILASVSGSYTKLARLSVEELVNFNGVGEAKAINILSALEIGRRRKFSADEDSLIISSSKKIFDLFSYQLRDVEHEEFWCLFLSNSNKILRKENISKGGLTSTVVDVRLILKRAVLLSATSMILVHNHPSGSIKPSQADISLTKKIKEASDILDISLLDHLIMGDDKYFSFADENML; encoded by the coding sequence ATGAGCAATTACCGTAATAACAGTTCAATAAAAAACTGGGCAGAAGATGACCGCCCGCGTGAAAAATTCATATTAAAAGGAAGAAGTGTCCTGTCGGATGCTGAGTTATTGGCTATTCAATTAGGAAGCGGAAGCAGATACGAATCGGCTTTAGATCTGGCAAAGAGAATACTGGCAAGTGTGAGTGGAAGTTATACAAAGCTCGCAAGGTTGAGTGTTGAGGAACTAGTGAATTTCAACGGGGTAGGAGAGGCGAAGGCAATTAATATACTTTCGGCTCTTGAAATAGGCAGGAGACGAAAGTTTTCGGCTGATGAAGATAGTCTTATTATTAGCAGCAGTAAGAAGATCTTCGACCTTTTTAGTTATCAGTTACGGGATGTTGAACATGAGGAGTTTTGGTGTTTGTTTTTGAGTAACAGTAATAAGATTTTGCGAAAGGAGAACATAAGTAAGGGTGGCTTGACATCAACAGTTGTAGATGTCAGGTTAATTTTGAAGAGAGCGGTATTACTTTCGGCAACTTCGATGATATTAGTACACAATCACCCTTCGGGAAGTATTAAGCCCTCACAGGCAGATATCAGCTTAACAAAAAAAATTAAAGAAGCTTCTGATATTTTGGATATTAGTTTGCTGGATCATTTAATTATGGGAGATGATAAATATTTTAGTTTCGCCGATGAAAATATGTTGTAA
- a CDS encoding efflux RND transporter periplasmic adaptor subunit — protein METIILLTYSGIVWLIFKVFKVSVNKWTVTTAILGGFAMLGSMVVMMNYNHPYTSNARVYFVTTPIISNVTSQVTDVKVKEQSYVKKGDTLYTLDSTVFATKVKDLKARLSLANTRLQQSKRLLRAKAGSAYDVDLYSAEIRQLNAQLEEALWKVSQCVIKAPTDGLVSQIRVRPGMRSVEFPLRPLMSFAHNERFVVGAFPQNPAQRLKIGDEAEVIFDAIPGRVFTGEVVRIGEVISQGELQAFGTLNNFDTQAIHIQGSIPYVIELTDDTSEYFIPGGAKAQMAIYSEYMEPVKIMRKVLLRTKSWLNYLFGEH, from the coding sequence ATGGAAACGATTATTTTATTAACATATAGTGGAATTGTTTGGTTGATTTTCAAGGTCTTTAAAGTAAGTGTCAACAAATGGACGGTTACAACTGCAATTTTGGGCGGATTCGCTATGTTAGGATCAATGGTTGTCATGATGAATTACAATCACCCCTATACTTCTAATGCACGTGTTTACTTTGTGACGACTCCAATAATTTCGAACGTAACAAGCCAGGTAACAGATGTAAAAGTTAAAGAACAATCTTATGTAAAAAAAGGAGATACACTTTATACTCTCGACTCCACAGTTTTTGCAACCAAAGTAAAAGATTTAAAAGCACGGTTAAGCCTGGCAAACACACGCCTGCAACAATCGAAACGTTTATTAAGAGCAAAAGCGGGTAGTGCTTACGATGTAGATCTTTACTCTGCAGAAATAAGACAACTAAATGCACAACTTGAAGAAGCTCTTTGGAAAGTAAGTCAATGCGTAATAAAAGCGCCTACAGACGGACTGGTATCTCAAATTAGGGTACGTCCCGGTATGCGTTCGGTAGAGTTTCCTTTACGGCCATTAATGTCGTTTGCACATAATGAAAGATTTGTTGTTGGAGCCTTTCCACAAAATCCGGCTCAAAGGCTAAAAATTGGAGATGAAGCCGAAGTCATTTTTGATGCTATTCCCGGAAGAGTATTTACAGGTGAGGTTGTTAGAATCGGTGAGGTGATTTCTCAGGGTGAGTTACAGGCATTTGGTACTCTTAATAACTTCGATACTCAGGCAATTCATATTCAGGGATCTATACCATACGTAATTGAACTTACTGATGACACTTCCGAATACTTTATTCCCGGTGGTGCAAAAGCCCAAATGGCTATATATTCCGAATATATGGAGCCGGTTAAAATAATGAGGAAAGTTTTATTAAGAACCAAAAGTTGGTTGAATTATTTATTTGGAGAGCATTAA
- a CDS encoding DUF3302 domain-containing protein has protein sequence MDVLNGFALGILIFLFIGGVYLIIYIHDIPYNIAKKRKHPHLEAIHMAGWISLIFMHAIWPLLWIWAYLFTPDANDYSDSDEDADIEEIKDKRGEIEELTQEVAILKKEMKSLAAQIKSTDK, from the coding sequence ATGGATGTATTAAACGGTTTTGCCTTAGGCATATTAATTTTCCTGTTTATAGGTGGAGTATATTTGATAATTTATATTCATGATATACCTTACAACATTGCAAAAAAACGAAAACATCCACACCTCGAAGCCATTCATATGGCCGGTTGGATAAGTCTGATCTTTATGCATGCCATTTGGCCCTTACTCTGGATATGGGCATATTTATTTACACCGGATGCCAATGACTATAGTGATTCGGATGAAGATGCAGATATAGAAGAAATAAAAGACAAGAGGGGGGAAATCGAGGAGTTGACTCAGGAAGTAGCTATCCTAAAAAAAGAAATGAAATCTCTGGCCGCACAAATTAAATCAACTGATAAATAG
- a CDS encoding TolC family protein yields MKKYIIKLFVGLALISLSNCVMYKDPPATQDLAEESLPTDFEIPTEWTAVKKDTTDVKEDWYKVFNDTILNSLINEALDTVNPSIRYQLANIDIKSANVDIAKAGRSLFIDYNVAYTGSTVVNGDSQYNVGLYAPIRWEADLWGRIKAGVLAANEAVIAQIKNYSYTRQSIAGNICNLYFDISTTKKAIKVGNDYIKLNHNLVEILKVKQDVGISDIKDVYLAEAQYNSIKSIIEELKNSLQIQTRELEAILGRYPEGNLDINWLSNDLIPIKSISDPISLIRRRPDILMNESQVRSAFYMTEQAKLAKYPNLVLTATPGISSASTLVLGTGASLLGPILNGGLIEANIRKATATQKASVSLYGLSIINALKEVESSMDSEYILFERRKYTEKYVEESRNAYDVVVTQFEEGKIDIINTLYLQSRLLVAEFDLIKNTQDIYKQRVKLYLALGGDITEY; encoded by the coding sequence ATGAAAAAATACATCATTAAATTATTTGTTGGTTTAGCTCTTATATCTCTTTCAAACTGTGTGATGTATAAAGACCCACCGGCCACTCAGGATTTAGCAGAAGAAAGTTTACCTACTGATTTTGAAATTCCAACAGAATGGACTGCCGTAAAAAAAGATACAACTGATGTAAAAGAAGATTGGTACAAAGTTTTTAACGACACTATTCTAAATTCTCTCATAAATGAAGCATTAGATACTGTTAATCCCTCTATAAGATATCAACTGGCAAATATTGATATCAAATCAGCTAACGTAGATATAGCAAAAGCAGGAAGAAGTCTATTTATCGATTACAATGTTGCGTATACAGGATCTACTGTCGTAAATGGAGATAGCCAATACAACGTGGGGCTATATGCACCAATTCGTTGGGAAGCAGATTTATGGGGACGGATAAAAGCAGGTGTTTTAGCTGCAAATGAAGCCGTTATTGCCCAGATAAAAAACTATAGCTACACCAGACAATCTATTGCAGGAAATATATGTAACCTCTATTTCGATATATCTACTACAAAAAAGGCTATTAAGGTTGGAAATGACTACATAAAACTAAATCATAATTTAGTAGAAATTCTAAAAGTAAAACAGGATGTGGGTATCAGCGATATAAAAGATGTATATCTGGCTGAAGCTCAATACAACTCCATAAAGTCAATCATTGAGGAATTAAAAAATTCACTACAGATTCAAACTCGAGAACTGGAAGCAATTTTAGGTCGCTATCCGGAGGGAAATTTGGATATAAACTGGCTTAGCAACGACTTAATTCCGATAAAATCGATCAGCGATCCAATTAGCTTAATAAGGCGGCGCCCTGATATACTAATGAACGAATCACAAGTAAGAAGTGCCTTCTATATGACCGAACAGGCAAAACTTGCTAAATACCCCAATTTGGTTCTTACTGCAACTCCGGGTATTTCAAGTGCAAGCACCCTGGTACTTGGAACAGGAGCATCATTGCTTGGGCCAATACTAAACGGAGGTTTAATAGAAGCAAATATCAGAAAAGCAACTGCAACCCAAAAGGCAAGTGTATCTCTCTATGGATTAAGTATAATAAATGCACTGAAAGAGGTTGAAAGCTCTATGGATTCAGAATATATCTTATTCGAACGAAGAAAATATACCGAAAAATATGTCGAAGAATCCAGGAATGCTTACGATGTTGTTGTCACTCAATTTGAAGAAGGTAAAATTGATATAATAAACACTCTTTACCTACAATCAAGACTACTCGTTGCTGAATTTGATTTAATTAAAAACACTCAGGACATATACAAACAAAGAGTTAAACTTTATTTAGCTCTTGGCGGTGATATAACAGAATATTAA
- a CDS encoding polysaccharide deacetylase family protein — MLLIYTHKITPRIRYIFKQIFQGFLDVEVGFTSGVDEFIAHKGAKISYSRKPLGNELFFQSHKILFDQGLNDMDIVVTKWDDVPIFFQVGEKSAMPFDIFGASFYLLTRFEEYLPHIRDNHNRFSSVESVAYKNGFIKTPVVDIWVNRLYEILAERFDLKEGNTKKFRFESTIDVGQAYKYKMKGLIRGVSSTLADLSLLRFTKLYDRALSVANLRKDPFDSFSFLIRLQKKYKMRMRYFFLLANYTRYDRNISYHRADFRSLIKSVGDRAYIGFHPSYYSNIEPKKFKIEKERLEDIINYKANGSRQHYIKLQLPETYRNLLDNEINNDYSMGFADNIGFRASTSESFYFYDLDLELQTPLKVHPYAVSDYAMKNELKLSKEEAINEISRIIAFAKITNGKFVSLFHNDSLGRDEEWEGWRNVYSEMVKLAMSDN; from the coding sequence ATGCTATTAATCTATACCCATAAGATCACTCCAAGAATAAGATATATATTCAAACAAATTTTTCAAGGTTTTTTAGATGTAGAAGTTGGTTTTACATCAGGGGTAGATGAGTTTATAGCTCATAAAGGTGCTAAGATTTCGTATTCTCGAAAACCATTGGGGAATGAGTTGTTTTTCCAGAGTCATAAAATATTATTTGACCAGGGATTAAATGATATGGATATAGTTGTGACAAAATGGGATGATGTTCCGATATTTTTTCAGGTTGGAGAAAAATCAGCAATGCCTTTTGATATTTTTGGAGCGAGTTTTTATTTGTTAACCAGATTCGAAGAATATTTGCCACATATCCGCGATAATCATAACAGGTTTTCTTCTGTAGAAAGTGTTGCTTATAAAAATGGATTTATTAAAACCCCTGTTGTTGACATATGGGTAAATCGCTTATATGAAATTCTGGCAGAGAGGTTTGACTTAAAGGAAGGTAATACCAAAAAATTCAGGTTTGAATCAACAATTGATGTTGGACAGGCATATAAGTACAAAATGAAAGGTTTGATTAGGGGAGTTTCAAGCACCTTAGCAGATCTGTCATTACTTAGATTTACGAAATTATATGATAGGGCTTTAAGTGTAGCCAATTTACGGAAAGATCCATTCGATAGTTTTAGCTTCCTTATAAGGTTACAGAAGAAATATAAAATGAGGATGAGGTATTTCTTCTTACTCGCAAATTATACAAGGTACGACAGGAATATTTCATATCACAGGGCTGATTTCAGGTCATTAATTAAATCGGTAGGAGATAGGGCATATATTGGTTTTCATCCAAGTTATTATTCAAATATTGAACCTAAAAAATTTAAGATAGAGAAAGAGAGGTTAGAGGATATTATAAATTATAAAGCAAATGGGTCCAGACAACATTATATTAAGCTTCAGTTGCCCGAAACTTACCGGAATTTATTAGACAACGAGATCAATAATGATTATTCCATGGGCTTTGCTGATAATATTGGTTTTAGGGCATCAACATCTGAATCGTTCTATTTTTATGATTTGGATTTGGAGCTTCAAACCCCGTTAAAGGTCCACCCTTATGCTGTTAGTGATTATGCAATGAAGAATGAGCTTAAACTTTCGAAAGAGGAGGCAATAAATGAAATTTCCAGGATTATAGCTTTTGCCAAAATAACAAATGGCAAGTTTGTCAGTCTGTTTCACAATGACAGTTTAGGCAGGGATGAAGAATGGGAAGGTTGGCGAAATGTGTATTCCGAAATGGTTAAACTGGCGATGTCGGATAATTAG